The following are encoded together in the Pleurocapsa sp. FMAR1 genome:
- a CDS encoding type II toxin-antitoxin system HicB family antitoxin yields the protein MNLPYSILIQWSEEDQCYVVSIPEFSDYYQPVTHGETYEEALKNAQEVLEMLLQDNVALPAPNLFQT from the coding sequence ATGAATTTACCTTATAGCATTCTTATTCAATGGTCAGAAGAAGATCAATGTTACGTTGTTTCAATTCCAGAGTTTAGTGATTATTATCAGCCAGTAACTCACGGCGAAACTTATGAAGAAGCTTTGAAAAATGCTCAAGAAGTCTTAGAAATGTTACTTCAAGATAATGTAGCGTTGCCAGCACCCAACTTGTTTCAAACTTAA
- a CDS encoding LysR family transcriptional regulator, translated as MKLSQIRSFVAVAKCGKFSQAAVELDLTQPTVSHAIATLENDLGVQLLFRSQKGVNLTPVGESVLAHCDRILKSVEDIKQEANRYKSLEGGTVRISAFRGAASQLLPKIKAHFKIKYPQIEIKITEEKDCPQVEQMVCSGKADLGFTILPTAKELEAIEVLRDDYIVLLPPNKSSLVNSKISWTELLALPIISYPNQNTCFRQIKNYFEAKNYQFQPSEQVRESDTIVNLVAAGSGAAILPQLSVFHIPQGVTVCQLPKPLQRIVVMATPKDADLSHAVWAFIDFLKQTDLTAIS; from the coding sequence ATGAAACTTTCTCAAATCAGGTCGTTTGTTGCAGTAGCTAAATGTGGCAAATTTAGTCAGGCAGCGGTGGAATTAGATTTAACTCAGCCTACAGTAAGTCATGCGATCGCAACTTTGGAAAATGATTTAGGGGTACAGTTACTGTTTAGAAGCCAAAAAGGTGTCAATCTTACTCCTGTTGGTGAAAGCGTTTTAGCTCATTGCGATCGCATTTTAAAATCAGTTGAAGATATTAAGCAAGAAGCTAATCGTTATAAAAGCCTTGAGGGAGGTACGGTTAGAATCTCGGCTTTTCGTGGTGCAGCATCTCAACTATTACCCAAAATAAAAGCCCACTTTAAAATTAAATATCCTCAGATCGAGATTAAAATCACGGAAGAAAAAGACTGTCCTCAAGTAGAACAAATGGTATGCTCAGGCAAAGCAGACCTTGGTTTTACTATTTTACCCACCGCTAAAGAACTTGAAGCTATAGAGGTGTTGCGAGATGACTATATTGTCTTACTACCGCCTAATAAATCTTCTTTGGTTAATAGTAAAATTAGCTGGACAGAGTTATTAGCCTTGCCGATTATTTCTTATCCGAATCAAAATACCTGTTTTAGGCAAATTAAAAATTACTTTGAAGCTAAAAATTACCAGTTTCAACCATCAGAACAAGTTCGAGAAAGTGACACAATCGTTAATTTAGTAGCAGCAGGTTCGGGTGCAGCCATTTTACCTCAGCTATCTGTGTTTCATATTCCCCAGGGTGTAACTGTCTGCCAGCTTCCTAAACCCTTACAGCGCATCGTGGTTATGGCTACTCCTAAAGACGCAGATTTATCCCATGCAGTCTGGGCATTTATTGATTTTCTCAAGCAAACTGATTTAACAGCGATTTCTTAA
- a CDS encoding type II toxin-antitoxin system HicA family toxin, which yields MPKKIRELKTLLLKAGCISEPGKGSHIKWKHPLINRKIVLSGRDGADAKRYQEKEVMQLLKDIKKAEL from the coding sequence ATACCCAAAAAGATTCGGGAGTTGAAAACATTGTTATTAAAAGCGGGTTGCATAAGCGAACCAGGAAAAGGAAGTCATATAAAATGGAAACATCCCTTAATCAATCGTAAAATTGTTCTATCTGGTAGAGATGGTGCAGATGCAAAACGTTACCAAGAAAAAGAAGTTATGCAGTTGTTAAAAGACATAAAAAAGGCTGAGTTATGA
- a CDS encoding class I SAM-dependent methyltransferase — protein sequence MNENLTQKIKHDFDLLASYDGDEWDHNNYYHQFLLEQIPNHSQTILDIGCGTGKFSLLLANYTDQVIAIDLSPNSIQIAKHRSRQFNNIDYQVADISQWRFPVERFDVITSIATVHHLSLEKLLPQLQAALKPGGVLIILDLLKYQGIKDSLSDCIAVPLNWWFLKTKNRHIKPNPEAAEAMRQHLLTDEYLTLSQVKEIYLSLLTTAKVRKHLFWRYSVVWHKPTTQN from the coding sequence ATGAATGAAAATCTGACGCAAAAAATAAAACATGATTTTGATCTTCTTGCCTCATACGATGGCGATGAATGGGATCATAATAATTACTACCATCAATTTTTACTTGAGCAAATACCTAACCATAGTCAGACAATCTTAGATATTGGCTGTGGCACAGGAAAATTTTCTCTTCTTTTGGCTAATTATACCGATCAAGTTATAGCAATAGATTTATCCCCCAACAGTATCCAGATAGCAAAACACAGATCGCGGCAATTTAACAATATTGATTATCAAGTTGCCGATATTTCACAGTGGAGATTCCCTGTAGAACGTTTTGATGTAATTACCTCAATTGCGACAGTACATCATTTATCTTTAGAGAAATTACTGCCTCAATTGCAGGCTGCTTTAAAGCCAGGAGGGGTGCTGATAATTCTAGATTTATTAAAGTATCAAGGTATCAAAGATAGTTTGAGTGATTGTATTGCTGTTCCCCTAAACTGGTGGTTTTTGAAGACCAAAAATAGGCATATTAAACCCAATCCAGAAGCAGCAGAAGCCATGAGACAACATTTGCTAACAGATGAATATTTAACTTTGTCGCAAGTAAAAGAAATTTATCTAAGCTTACTGACAACAGCAAAAGTAAGAAAGCATTTATTTTGGCGTTATTCAGTAGTTTGGCATAAACCCACTACCCAAAACTAA